The Brachyhypopomus gauderio isolate BG-103 chromosome 7, BGAUD_0.2, whole genome shotgun sequence genome has a window encoding:
- the mis12 gene encoding protein MIS12 homolog isoform X1: MAARGESDGALSQDSLKLYEAQFFGFTPQTCLMRVNSAFQDCLYEMLVVVESVFMRKLSQGKDAPEELSLKTRECTQKLLQFLQERFRKLSGRMEALLTNSVLSVPANVLLPEDEPQRKYPHSREHLLKLEASIAELQQAHQAEVCARQALLAELEEQRETQEQLEEVLTCVEELRLGWKREGMGNVREGFRHMIQTVTHLQSVMGEIKKKSESLDEV; the protein is encoded by the exons ATGGCGGCGCGCGGAGAGAGTGACG GAGCCCTGTCCCAAGATTCTCTTAAGCTGTATGAGGCCCAGTTCTTTGGCTTTACCCCACAAACCTGCTTGATGAGGGTGAACAGCGCCTTTCAAGACTGCCTGTACGAGATGCTGGTTGTTGTGGAGTCCGTATTCATGCGGAAACTGTCCCAAGGCAAAGACGCACCGGAGGAATTGAGTCTTAAGACCAGAGAATGCACCCAAAAGCTGCTGCAGTTTCTGCAGGAACGCTTCAGGAAGCTGTCGGGTCGCATGGAAGCTTTGCTGACCAACAGCGTCCTCTCTGTCCCTGCCAATGTCCTGCTGCCTGAAGACGAACCCCAGCGGAAGTACCCGCACAGCCGGGAACACCTCCTGAAGCTGGAGGCGTCCATCGCTGAGCTGCAGCAGGCACACCAGGCCGAGGTGTGCGCCAGGCAAGCACTTCTAGCCGaactggaggagcagagggaaacGCAGGAGCAGCTGGAAGAGGTGCTGACGTGTGTCGAGGAGCTTCGTCTGGGCTGGAAACGCGAGGGAATGGGCAACGTGCGCGAAGGGTTCAGACATATGATCCAGACCGTCACCCATCTGCAGAGTGTTATGGGTGAGATTAAAAAGAAGAGCGAGTCACTAGATGAAGTGTGA
- the mis12 gene encoding protein MIS12 homolog isoform X2 encodes MRVNSAFQDCLYEMLVVVESVFMRKLSQGKDAPEELSLKTRECTQKLLQFLQERFRKLSGRMEALLTNSVLSVPANVLLPEDEPQRKYPHSREHLLKLEASIAELQQAHQAEVCARQALLAELEEQRETQEQLEEVLTCVEELRLGWKREGMGNVREGFRHMIQTVTHLQSVMGEIKKKSESLDEV; translated from the coding sequence ATGAGGGTGAACAGCGCCTTTCAAGACTGCCTGTACGAGATGCTGGTTGTTGTGGAGTCCGTATTCATGCGGAAACTGTCCCAAGGCAAAGACGCACCGGAGGAATTGAGTCTTAAGACCAGAGAATGCACCCAAAAGCTGCTGCAGTTTCTGCAGGAACGCTTCAGGAAGCTGTCGGGTCGCATGGAAGCTTTGCTGACCAACAGCGTCCTCTCTGTCCCTGCCAATGTCCTGCTGCCTGAAGACGAACCCCAGCGGAAGTACCCGCACAGCCGGGAACACCTCCTGAAGCTGGAGGCGTCCATCGCTGAGCTGCAGCAGGCACACCAGGCCGAGGTGTGCGCCAGGCAAGCACTTCTAGCCGaactggaggagcagagggaaacGCAGGAGCAGCTGGAAGAGGTGCTGACGTGTGTCGAGGAGCTTCGTCTGGGCTGGAAACGCGAGGGAATGGGCAACGTGCGCGAAGGGTTCAGACATATGATCCAGACCGTCACCCATCTGCAGAGTGTTATGGGTGAGATTAAAAAGAAGAGCGAGTCACTAGATGAAGTGTGA
- the derl2 gene encoding derlin-2 — MTCQAGAGSLSSQKMAYQTFQQEYLQIPVVTRTYTTACVLTTAAVQLELITPFQLYFNPDLILKHYQVWRLVTNFLFFGPVGFNFLFNMIFLYRYCRMLEEGSFRGRTADFVFMFLFGGLLMTIFGMFVSLVFLGQAFTIMLVYVWSRRNPNVRMNFFGLLNFQAPFLPWVLMGFSLLLGNSIIVDLLGIAVGHVYFFLEDVFPNQPGGGRWLRTPSFLKMLFDTAEEDPNYNPLPEERPGGFPWGEGQRLGG; from the exons ATGACGTGTCAAGCGGGTGCCGGAAGTCTCAGCAGTCAAAAGATGGCCTACCAGACATTCCAGCAGGAGTATTTACAGATTCCTGTGGTTACGAGGACGTACACGACCGCCTGCGTGTTAACCACCGCGGCCGTG CAATTAGAACTTATTACTCCTTTCCAACTGTACTTCAATCCAGATTTGATATTAAAACACTACCAG GTATGGCGGCTCGTCACCAACTTCTTGTTTTTTGGTCCGGTTGGCTTCAACTTCTTATTCAATatgatatttct ATACCGGTACTGTCGAATGTTGGAGGAGGGCTCGTTCAGAGGCAGGACCGCTGACTTTGTCTTCATGTTTCTCTTCGGGGGTCTTCTCATGACT ATATTTGGCATGTTTGTGAGTCTTGTGTTCCTGGGCCAGGCCTTCACCATCATGCTGGTGTACGTGTGGAGTCGTCGCAATCCCAACGTGCGCATGAACTTCTTCGGCCTGCTCAACTTCCAGGCCCCTTTCCTGCCGTGGGTGCTGATGGGATTCTCCCTGCTGCTAGGCAACTCCATCATCGTGGACCTTTTAG GCATTGCAGTGGGACATGTGTATTTCTTCCTGGAGGATGTATTTCCCAACCAGCCAGGAGGGGGCAGATGGCTAAGGACTCCTTCCTTTCT GAAAATGTTGTTTGACACGGCGGAAGAGGATCCCAACTACAACCCCCTCCCCGAGGAGCGCCCGGGCGGCTTTCCCTGGGGCGAGGGTCAGCGGCTGGGGGGCTAG
- the scimp gene encoding uncharacterized protein scimp isoform X1 — MANLKLFLILTLTGVAVTTFTIVAVFIIINVCIQKKAAEFRKRAQPNNYMNGANMQSTRGVEEPPPLPSRDQFLSEESDDNSYEDIDASSDFKEDSKRLQQTTVFNSSYTSANYQNKMSASEFHHTVTGSYEDMASLPDYVDLEDGTPMASLPDYVDLEDGTPVASLPDYVDLEDGTPMVSLQPLSLAVHTQCEDGQSTSDSYDDVGAFDNSSEDYDDVG, encoded by the exons ATGGCAAATTTGAAGCTGTTCCTCATACTAACGCTAACGGGTGTTGCCGTAACAACTTTTACCATAGTTGCTGTCTTCATTATCATCAATGTTTGTATCCAGAAGAAAG CAGCAGAGTTCAGAAAAAGGGCACAACCAAATAATTACATGAATGGAGCCAACATGCA GAGCACACGTGGGGTTGAAGAACCACCACCACTTCCCTCCAGGGATCAGTTCCTCTCCGAGGAGTCAG ATGACAATAGTTATGAAGACATAGACGCCTCATCAGATTTCAAAGAGGACTCTAAACGTCTACAGCAAACAACTGTCTTCAACTCCTCTTATACATCAGCCAACTATCAAAACAAAATGAGTGCTTCAGAATTTCACCACACTG TGACTGGGAGTTACGAGGACATGGCGTCCCTGCCTGATTATGTGGACCTTGAGGACGGTACACCTATGGCGTCCCTGCCCGATTATGTGGACCTTGAGGACGGTACACCTGTGGCGTCCCTGCCTGATTATGTGGACCTTGAGGACGGTACACCTATGGTGTCCCTGCAGCCCCTGTCCCTCGCTGTCCACACCCAGTGTGAAGACGGCCAGAGCACTTCTGACAGCTACGACGACGTCGGTGCGTTTGACAACAGCAGCGAGGACTACGATGATGTGGGATAA
- the scimp gene encoding uncharacterized protein scimp isoform X2: MANLKLFLILTLTGVAVTTFTIVAVFIIINVCIQKKAEFRKRAQPNNYMNGANMQSTRGVEEPPPLPSRDQFLSEESDDNSYEDIDASSDFKEDSKRLQQTTVFNSSYTSANYQNKMSASEFHHTVTGSYEDMASLPDYVDLEDGTPMASLPDYVDLEDGTPVASLPDYVDLEDGTPMVSLQPLSLAVHTQCEDGQSTSDSYDDVGAFDNSSEDYDDVG, encoded by the exons ATGGCAAATTTGAAGCTGTTCCTCATACTAACGCTAACGGGTGTTGCCGTAACAACTTTTACCATAGTTGCTGTCTTCATTATCATCAATGTTTGTATCCAGAAGAAAG CAGAGTTCAGAAAAAGGGCACAACCAAATAATTACATGAATGGAGCCAACATGCA GAGCACACGTGGGGTTGAAGAACCACCACCACTTCCCTCCAGGGATCAGTTCCTCTCCGAGGAGTCAG ATGACAATAGTTATGAAGACATAGACGCCTCATCAGATTTCAAAGAGGACTCTAAACGTCTACAGCAAACAACTGTCTTCAACTCCTCTTATACATCAGCCAACTATCAAAACAAAATGAGTGCTTCAGAATTTCACCACACTG TGACTGGGAGTTACGAGGACATGGCGTCCCTGCCTGATTATGTGGACCTTGAGGACGGTACACCTATGGCGTCCCTGCCCGATTATGTGGACCTTGAGGACGGTACACCTGTGGCGTCCCTGCCTGATTATGTGGACCTTGAGGACGGTACACCTATGGTGTCCCTGCAGCCCCTGTCCCTCGCTGTCCACACCCAGTGTGAAGACGGCCAGAGCACTTCTGACAGCTACGACGACGTCGGTGCGTTTGACAACAGCAGCGAGGACTACGATGATGTGGGATAA